The proteins below come from a single Pandoraea apista genomic window:
- the ilvA gene encoding threonine ammonia-lyase, biosynthetic, whose product MSDAAPDYLKKILTAKVYDVAKESELELARTLSMRLHNRIYLKREDNQTVFSFKIRGAYNKMANLSDAERERGVLTASAGNHAQGVAYSAARLGCKAVIVMPVTTPQVKIDAVRTHGGRAVEVVLAGDSYSDAYAHAMTLQEERGLTFVPPFDDPDVIAGQGTIAMEVLRQHQGPLHAIFVPIGGGGLAAGVAAYVKAVRPEIKIIGVQSVDSDAMAQSIHAGERVLLSDVGLFADGTAVKYVGAETFRLCEAYLDEVVRVDTDQLCAAIKDVFQDTRSVLEPSGALSVAGAKLYSEREKLKGETLVAITSGANMNFDRLRFVAERAEVGEAREAVFAVTIPEARGSFKRFTEVVGSRNVTEFNYRISEASSAHIFVGIQMHNRDEGERIKAGFERHGFPTLDLSNDELSKQHIRYMVGGRSALASNEVLYRFEFPERPGALMKFLSAMSPNWNISLFHYRNQGADYSNILVGIQVPENEKAAFRDFLATLGYAYWDESDNPVYKLFLA is encoded by the coding sequence ATGTCCGACGCAGCTCCCGATTATCTGAAGAAGATCCTGACCGCAAAAGTCTACGATGTCGCCAAAGAAAGCGAACTCGAATTGGCACGCACGCTTTCCATGCGGCTGCACAATCGAATTTATCTGAAGCGCGAAGACAATCAGACGGTGTTCTCCTTCAAGATTCGGGGCGCGTACAACAAGATGGCCAACCTGAGCGACGCCGAGCGCGAACGCGGTGTGCTCACCGCGTCTGCCGGCAACCACGCGCAGGGCGTGGCGTACTCGGCGGCGCGTCTGGGCTGCAAAGCCGTCATCGTCATGCCGGTCACCACCCCGCAGGTGAAAATCGACGCCGTCAGAACCCACGGCGGTCGCGCCGTCGAAGTCGTGCTCGCGGGCGACTCGTACAGCGACGCCTACGCCCATGCCATGACCTTGCAGGAAGAACGCGGCCTCACCTTCGTGCCGCCGTTCGACGACCCCGATGTCATCGCCGGCCAGGGCACCATCGCCATGGAAGTCCTGCGCCAGCATCAGGGGCCGTTGCACGCCATCTTCGTGCCGATCGGCGGGGGTGGCCTCGCAGCCGGTGTGGCCGCTTACGTCAAAGCCGTGCGCCCCGAAATCAAAATCATCGGCGTGCAGTCGGTCGACTCCGACGCCATGGCCCAGTCCATCCACGCAGGCGAGCGCGTGCTGCTAAGCGACGTTGGCCTCTTCGCCGACGGCACCGCCGTGAAATATGTCGGCGCAGAGACCTTCCGCCTGTGCGAGGCCTACCTCGACGAAGTCGTACGCGTGGATACCGATCAGCTCTGCGCTGCGATTAAAGACGTCTTCCAGGACACTCGCAGCGTGCTAGAACCGTCAGGCGCGTTGTCCGTCGCGGGTGCCAAGCTGTACAGCGAACGCGAGAAACTCAAGGGCGAAACGCTCGTAGCGATCACGTCCGGCGCAAACATGAACTTCGATCGCCTGCGCTTCGTCGCCGAGCGCGCCGAAGTCGGCGAGGCGCGCGAGGCCGTGTTCGCCGTCACCATTCCCGAGGCGCGCGGCAGCTTCAAGCGCTTTACCGAAGTGGTGGGTAGCCGCAATGTGACCGAGTTCAACTACCGAATTAGCGAAGCGTCGAGCGCCCACATCTTCGTGGGCATCCAGATGCATAACCGCGACGAGGGCGAGCGCATCAAGGCGGGCTTCGAGCGCCACGGCTTCCCCACGCTCGATCTGTCCAACGACGAACTGTCCAAACAGCACATCCGCTACATGGTCGGTGGCCGTTCGGCACTCGCCAGCAACGAAGTGCTTTACCGCTTCGAGTTCCCCGAACGCCCGGGCGCATTGATGAAATTCCTCTCGGCCATGAGTCCGAACTGGAACATCAGCCTGTTCCATTACCGGAACCAGGGGGCCGACTACAGCAACATCCTCGTGGGCATTCAGGTGCCGGAGAACGAGAAAGCTGCGTTCCGCGACTTCCTCGCCACGCTCGGCTATGCTTACTGGGACGAAAGCGACAACCCCGTCTACAAACTGTTCCTTGCATAA
- a CDS encoding RidA family protein — protein sequence MKRYGVEGGQGTGGQRMPFARATEADGFLFVSGQTPMKDGEVIDGGIVAQTHQAIQNMLAILTEAGYGTEHVLRCGVWLDDPRDFASFNKVFKEYFGEHPPARACVVSSMVIDCKVEVDCVAYKKPVA from the coding sequence ATCAAACGTTATGGCGTGGAAGGCGGGCAGGGCACCGGTGGCCAGCGCATGCCCTTTGCACGCGCAACTGAAGCCGACGGCTTCCTGTTCGTGTCGGGGCAGACCCCGATGAAAGATGGCGAAGTGATCGATGGGGGCATCGTCGCGCAGACGCATCAGGCCATCCAGAACATGCTCGCGATTCTCACGGAGGCCGGTTACGGCACCGAGCACGTGCTGCGTTGCGGCGTATGGCTGGACGATCCGCGCGACTTCGCGTCGTTCAACAAGGTGTTCAAGGAGTACTTCGGCGAACACCCGCCCGCCCGCGCTTGCGTAGTGTCGAGCATGGTGATCGACTGCAAGGTGGAAGTGGACTGCGTGGCGTACAAGAAGCCTGTTGCCTGA
- a CDS encoding 5'-nucleotidase, which yields MPISLENKLVVAISSRALFDFEEENRVYETGVAHGDDKSYMRYQLERLDVPARVGVAFPLVKKLLAFNESYESHDNRERSEGNDSRTGDKHRVEVVVLSRNDPVSGMRVFRSARQVDLKIERGVFTRGRDPFGYLNALGAHLFLSANERDVRGALAAGFPAARVYPDSAKKAELHPDEIRIAFDGDAVLFSDEAEQIFQRNGLDAFQQHEIERAATPLPPGPFKPLLLALHRLQTLAGHEVPVKIRTALVTARSAPAHERAIRTLMDWKIDIDEAMFLGGLDKGTFLREFEPDFFFDDQTRHCESAARVSPTGHVISGIANHDNA from the coding sequence ATGCCGATCTCGCTCGAGAACAAACTCGTTGTCGCGATATCCTCGCGTGCGCTGTTCGACTTCGAAGAAGAGAACCGCGTGTACGAGACCGGCGTGGCGCATGGCGACGACAAGTCCTACATGCGCTACCAGCTCGAACGCCTCGACGTGCCCGCCCGTGTCGGCGTGGCCTTTCCGCTCGTGAAAAAGCTGCTTGCGTTCAACGAGAGTTACGAAAGCCACGACAATCGAGAGCGCAGTGAAGGCAACGATAGCCGCACGGGCGACAAGCATCGTGTCGAAGTCGTCGTGCTCTCGCGTAACGATCCCGTGAGTGGCATGCGCGTGTTTCGTTCGGCGCGTCAGGTCGACCTCAAGATCGAGCGCGGCGTGTTCACGCGCGGGCGCGATCCGTTCGGTTATCTCAACGCACTGGGCGCGCACCTGTTCCTGTCGGCCAACGAGCGGGATGTGCGCGGGGCACTGGCCGCCGGCTTTCCCGCCGCGCGCGTGTATCCCGATTCGGCCAAAAAAGCGGAGCTTCATCCCGACGAAATCCGTATCGCCTTCGATGGCGACGCGGTGCTCTTCTCCGACGAAGCCGAGCAGATTTTCCAGCGCAACGGCCTCGACGCGTTTCAACAACACGAAATCGAACGCGCCGCTACGCCGCTGCCGCCGGGCCCTTTCAAACCGTTGCTGCTGGCGCTGCACCGGTTGCAGACGCTCGCCGGTCACGAAGTGCCGGTCAAGATCCGTACGGCACTCGTGACAGCACGCTCCGCCCCGGCGCACGAGCGCGCCATCCGCACGCTAATGGACTGGAAAATCGACATCGACGAGGCGATGTTCCTGGGCGGGCTGGACAAAGGCACATTCCTGCGCGAGTTCGAGCCCGATTTCTTCTTCGACGACCAAACACGCCACTGCGAGTCGGCCGCACGGGTCAGCCCGACCGGACACGTCATCAGTGGCATTGCAAATCATGACAACGCCTAA
- the queF gene encoding NADPH-dependent 7-cyano-7-deazaguanine reductase QueF (Catalyzes the NADPH-dependent reduction of 7-cyano-7-deazaguanine (preQ0) to 7-aminomethyl-7-deazaguanine (preQ1) in queuosine biosynthesis), producing the protein MTTPNQSPLGKEVAYTEQYTPSLLFPIARAPARAAIGVPDPLPFFGADIWNGYELSWLNEKGKPQIALLTAIVPADSPNIIESKSFKLYLGSFAQTKLANADAARALIQQDLSEAAGAAVQVRLVEPGAFEKLELDELDGLLVDRLDIETDVYAPDATLLKAAEGEPHVDETLVSNLLKSNCPVTGQPDWGSLQIRYVGPPIDQEGLLKYVISYRRHTGFHEQCVEGIFMDILRQCKPSQLAVYARYTRRGGLDINPFRTNFTLPMPDNARTARQ; encoded by the coding sequence ATGACAACGCCTAACCAATCGCCACTGGGCAAAGAAGTTGCCTACACCGAACAGTACACACCATCGCTGCTCTTCCCGATCGCACGCGCCCCGGCGCGCGCGGCCATCGGCGTGCCCGATCCCCTGCCGTTTTTCGGCGCGGACATCTGGAACGGCTACGAACTCTCGTGGCTCAACGAAAAGGGCAAACCGCAGATCGCGTTGCTTACCGCCATCGTGCCGGCCGACTCGCCGAACATCATCGAGTCGAAGTCCTTCAAGTTGTATCTCGGCTCGTTCGCTCAGACCAAACTGGCGAACGCCGACGCCGCCCGTGCGCTGATCCAGCAAGACCTCTCGGAAGCTGCGGGCGCCGCCGTGCAGGTGCGCCTCGTCGAACCGGGCGCCTTCGAGAAGCTCGAACTCGACGAACTCGACGGCCTGCTCGTCGACCGTCTCGACATCGAAACAGATGTCTACGCGCCCGATGCCACGTTGCTGAAAGCCGCCGAGGGCGAACCTCATGTGGACGAAACACTCGTATCGAATCTGCTCAAGTCCAACTGCCCCGTGACAGGACAACCCGATTGGGGCAGCCTGCAAATTCGCTACGTCGGGCCGCCGATCGATCAGGAGGGCCTGCTCAAATACGTGATTTCGTACCGGCGGCATACCGGCTTTCACGAGCAATGCGTGGAAGGCATCTTCATGGACATCCTGCGTCAGTGCAAACCGAGTCAGTTGGCCGTGTATGCCCGCTATACGCGACGTGGCGGACTGGACATCAACCCATTCCGCACCAACTTCACGCTGCCGATGCCGGACAACGCGCGCACTGCGCGTCAGTGA